A region from the Haloarcula limicola genome encodes:
- a CDS encoding cupredoxin domain-containing protein, with amino-acid sequence MNRRTMLRSAGVGVVGLLAGCSGDGGDGSGGETGSDGWAGGTNVAMTDSLKFEPETLTVNVGDTVTWKTVDSVAHSVTAYEEKLPDGAAYFASGEFDSESAARQSYPDGSVGADETYSHTFETAGEFPYFCIPHESGMRGTIVVE; translated from the coding sequence ATGAACCGACGGACGATGTTGCGGTCGGCGGGCGTCGGGGTCGTCGGCCTCCTGGCCGGCTGCTCCGGCGACGGCGGAGACGGAAGCGGCGGCGAGACGGGTAGCGACGGCTGGGCGGGCGGGACCAACGTCGCGATGACCGATAGCCTCAAGTTCGAACCGGAGACGCTCACCGTGAACGTCGGCGACACCGTCACGTGGAAGACGGTCGACTCGGTCGCCCACAGCGTCACCGCCTACGAGGAGAAACTGCCCGACGGCGCGGCCTACTTCGCCTCCGGGGAGTTCGATAGCGAGTCCGCGGCCCGGCAGTCCTATCCCGATGGTAGCGTCGGCGCGGACGAGACGTACAGCCACACCTTCGAGACCGCGGGCGAGTTCCCGTACTTCTGTATCCCTCACGAATCGGGGATGCGCGGCACCATCGTCGTGGAGTGA
- a CDS encoding metal-dependent hydrolase, which produces MFPWTHAAFGYVLLLVLAVSLSRRVSRAELIAVVVGTQLPDLVDKPLAWWLSVLPSGRSLAHSLVVAVPLSALVLAVAWRRSHPEVGAAFALGYASHLLGDTYVELLYWRTEDLTFLLYPFLPAYPYDDGVRFGEFLGAIEVTTPLLLGVAVAAVVGSGFLVHFLRAPWLPE; this is translated from the coding sequence ATGTTCCCGTGGACCCACGCCGCCTTCGGTTACGTCCTCCTCCTCGTCCTCGCCGTCTCCCTCTCCCGGCGCGTCTCGCGGGCGGAACTGATCGCCGTCGTGGTCGGGACGCAACTCCCGGACCTCGTCGACAAACCGCTCGCGTGGTGGCTCTCCGTCCTCCCCTCCGGGCGGTCGCTCGCTCACTCGCTCGTGGTCGCCGTCCCGCTCTCGGCCCTCGTCCTCGCGGTCGCGTGGCGTCGGTCGCATCCGGAGGTCGGCGCGGCGTTCGCGCTCGGCTACGCCAGCCACTTGCTCGGCGACACGTACGTCGAACTCCTCTACTGGCGCACGGAGGACCTCACCTTCCTCCTCTACCCGTTCCTCCCGGCGTACCCCTACGACGACGGCGTCCGGTTCGGCGAGTTCCTCGGCGCGATCGAGGTGACGACGCCCCTCTTGCTCGGGGTGGCGGTCGCCGCCGTCGTCGGCTCGGGCTTTCTCGTCCACTTCCTGCGCGCTCCCTGGCTACCGGAGTGA
- a CDS encoding glycosyltransferase family 2 protein, whose translation METRDGNSAKAIREAGVSVTKSVESVDADTRLVTLSMHSTADEPVMVSLIESVPETHALASLAGDGPTTGGPTAYSDGSLVVEQVTRPGERVALGYLVRGAPETDLPIPSVERVVPVTDDAQLLTETAAEWVGADGAATLDVAPSVVPGVTDEDLPLIALPDAESPADESAMADAAVGVVLTAANEDAAYRTALRAGRRGHTVIATYAGLDADAESLDTLADLGAIVLSPPRQRASQSELHRLLSQHARERGLPGIVLQTRDCPRIDYDRTALAFERADYDVIAIPEQWRETDDGPAVVVAIPAYNAAGSIGDVVERADAFADEVVVIDDGSRDETGTRAREAGATVVVHDRNRGYGGALKTAFREAAARDAAHLVVIDADGQHDPADIPLLVETQTRDDADVVIGSRYVGESHTQIPLVRSLGLALINNLTNVSLGNLRPSGWVRDTQSGYRAYSRRAVRSLAADPTIGDNMGASTDILYHAHRNRLSVAEVGTTISYDVENSSTQGSLSHGLDLVRNIMWTVEYGRPLLIVGVPGAITTLLGVSVTLLLVAQFVETGTLYPIQLGTAVLFGIGGLLLCITALMMHVLNGHPSLRRLER comes from the coding sequence GTGGAAACAAGGGACGGGAACTCAGCGAAAGCAATACGGGAAGCGGGCGTCTCGGTGACGAAGTCCGTCGAGAGCGTCGACGCCGACACGCGTCTCGTGACACTCTCGATGCACTCCACGGCCGACGAACCCGTGATGGTGTCGCTCATCGAGTCGGTTCCGGAGACGCACGCGCTCGCGTCGCTCGCCGGGGATGGACCGACGACGGGCGGCCCGACCGCTTACAGCGACGGGTCGCTCGTCGTCGAGCAGGTGACGCGACCGGGCGAGCGCGTCGCGCTCGGCTATCTCGTTCGCGGAGCGCCCGAGACGGATCTACCGATTCCCTCCGTCGAGCGGGTCGTTCCGGTCACCGATGACGCGCAGCTACTCACCGAGACGGCTGCCGAATGGGTCGGAGCCGACGGTGCGGCGACGCTCGACGTCGCCCCGTCGGTCGTCCCGGGCGTCACCGACGAGGACCTGCCGCTGATCGCCCTTCCCGACGCCGAATCGCCGGCCGACGAGAGCGCGATGGCGGACGCCGCCGTCGGCGTCGTCCTCACGGCGGCGAACGAGGACGCCGCCTACCGCACCGCCCTGCGAGCGGGTCGGCGCGGGCACACGGTGATAGCGACGTACGCGGGTCTCGACGCCGACGCGGAGTCACTCGACACGCTGGCGGACCTCGGCGCGATCGTCCTCTCGCCACCCCGGCAGCGGGCCTCGCAGTCGGAGCTCCACCGGCTGCTGTCTCAACACGCCAGAGAGCGCGGGCTACCGGGGATCGTCCTCCAGACGCGGGACTGTCCGCGCATCGACTACGACCGGACAGCGCTGGCGTTCGAACGGGCCGACTACGACGTCATCGCCATCCCCGAACAGTGGCGCGAGACGGACGACGGCCCCGCGGTCGTGGTGGCGATTCCGGCGTACAACGCCGCCGGGAGCATCGGCGACGTGGTCGAGCGGGCCGACGCCTTCGCCGACGAAGTGGTCGTCATCGACGACGGCAGCCGGGACGAGACGGGCACCCGCGCCCGCGAGGCCGGTGCGACCGTCGTCGTCCACGACCGCAACCGTGGCTACGGCGGGGCGCTCAAGACGGCGTTTCGGGAGGCCGCCGCGCGCGACGCGGCCCACCTCGTCGTCATCGACGCCGACGGCCAACACGACCCGGCGGACATTCCGCTCCTCGTCGAGACCCAGACCCGCGACGACGCCGACGTGGTCATCGGCAGCCGCTACGTCGGCGAGTCCCACACGCAGATTCCGCTCGTCCGCTCGCTCGGACTGGCGCTCATCAACAACCTCACCAACGTCAGTCTCGGCAACCTTCGACCGAGCGGGTGGGTTCGAGACACGCAAAGCGGCTACCGGGCCTACAGCAGACGCGCCGTCCGGTCGCTCGCGGCGGACCCGACCATCGGCGACAACATGGGTGCGAGCACGGACATCCTCTATCACGCTCACCGAAACCGCCTGAGCGTCGCCGAGGTGGGGACGACCATCTCCTACGACGTGGAGAACTCCAGCACGCAGGGGTCGCTCTCGCACGGCCTCGATCTGGTCCGCAACATCATGTGGACCGTCGAGTACGGCCGCCCGCTGCTCATCGTGGGCGTTCCGGGCGCTATCACCACGCTACTGGGCGTGAGCGTCACGCTCTTGCTGGTCGCGCAGTTCGTCGAGACGGGAACGCTGTACCCCATCCAGCTCGGCACTGCCGTCCTGTTCGGCATCGGGGGCCTCCTACTCTGTATCACGGCGCTGATGATGCACGTCCTCAACGGCCACCCCTCGCTCAGGCGATTAGAGCGATGA
- a CDS encoding NAD-dependent epimerase/dehydratase family protein — translation MTATVTDRTVLVTGGAGFIGSHIADALVPDNDVRILDSFAGGNREHCPDEATVIEGDVREEATLSRAMDGVDLVFHEAAIVSVAQSVEDPATSHAVNVDATLALLEEARRRDARVVFASSAAIYGAPETLPVAETARKTPESPYGLEKLSADHYCRLYADLYDLPTVALRYFNVYGPRQSGGDYAGVITAFAEQARTGGPLTVHGTGEQTRDFVNVADVVQANLRAATTDATGEAFNVGTGRGTTISELATVVRDRVAPDADITRAEPRAGDIQDSVAAIGKARTRLGYEPSVALEDGLAAYLG, via the coding sequence ATGACTGCGACGGTCACAGACCGGACGGTGCTGGTGACGGGCGGGGCGGGGTTCATCGGGAGCCACATCGCGGACGCGCTGGTCCCGGACAACGACGTTCGTATCCTCGATAGCTTCGCCGGGGGCAACAGAGAACACTGCCCCGACGAGGCGACGGTCATCGAGGGCGACGTGCGCGAGGAAGCGACGCTCTCCCGGGCCATGGACGGCGTCGACCTCGTCTTCCACGAGGCGGCGATCGTCAGCGTGGCCCAGTCAGTCGAGGACCCGGCGACGAGCCACGCGGTCAACGTGGACGCGACGCTCGCCCTCCTCGAAGAAGCCAGACGGCGGGACGCCCGCGTCGTCTTCGCCTCCAGCGCCGCCATCTACGGCGCGCCCGAGACGCTCCCGGTCGCCGAGACGGCGCGGAAAACCCCCGAGTCGCCCTACGGCCTCGAAAAGCTCTCGGCCGATCACTACTGCCGCCTCTACGCCGACCTCTACGACCTGCCGACGGTCGCGTTGCGGTACTTCAACGTCTACGGGCCGCGTCAGTCCGGCGGGGACTACGCGGGCGTCATCACCGCCTTCGCCGAACAGGCCCGCACCGGCGGGCCGCTGACCGTCCACGGGACGGGCGAGCAGACCCGCGACTTCGTCAACGTCGCCGACGTGGTGCAGGCGAACCTGCGGGCGGCGACCACCGACGCCACGGGCGAGGCGTTCAACGTCGGCACGGGCCGCGGGACGACGATCAGCGAACTGGCGACCGTCGTCCGCGACCGCGTCGCACCGGACGCCGATATCACGCGCGCCGAGCCGCGAGCGGGCGACATCCAGGACAGCGTCGCCGCCATCGGGAAGGCCCGGACGCGACTGGGATACGAACCGTCGGTGGCGCTCGAAGACGGTCTCGCGGCGTATCTCGGCTGA
- a CDS encoding lipopolysaccharide biosynthesis protein — protein sequence MTGDGDHDAEIVGRPTMPRKLNFARAGGLLLALEVVGVVVGFGSTVYFAGALGATALGVFFLFEAVLSTLGTFADFGINGAVEKRISEGEDPDAVLGAALLLKGTLVLGLTALVVPFRGAVNAYVGANVVVPLLLAMVLYQLSMLTLHVLRAEMRADETAALQFLRLATYVVVAVALVQFEFGAMALVYGLLAGYVALVVAGLARMSTRVARPSVGHVETLVDYAKFNGIWGLGGHVYNTMDLLVVGFFLSGAHVAGYELAWRVTVMTGVVGGVVANTVFAQMSAWDAAGQRDRIAPTVRDGLLASLVLVIPAFVGVALLSEEILGLVFGPEFLLATGAFVVLMGEKLVAAVNNVFDATVRAVDRPDIGAYATVASLSLNVVLNVLLVPRYGLVGAAAATGTAMAVNTLVLGGFLRRIIPLSFPTGAVAWCGGAAAVMGGALVVAGTVAPATLPGLVAQILVGGAVYVAVVLASPSLRGKLRSTVRRFGE from the coding sequence ATGACGGGGGACGGCGACCACGACGCGGAGATCGTCGGGCGGCCGACGATGCCCCGGAAGCTCAACTTCGCCAGAGCGGGCGGGCTCCTGCTGGCGCTGGAAGTCGTCGGCGTCGTCGTCGGGTTCGGCTCAACGGTGTACTTCGCGGGGGCGCTCGGCGCGACGGCGCTCGGCGTGTTCTTCCTGTTCGAGGCCGTCCTGAGCACGCTCGGGACGTTCGCTGACTTCGGCATCAACGGGGCCGTCGAGAAGCGCATCAGCGAGGGAGAAGACCCCGACGCCGTCCTCGGGGCCGCGCTCCTATTGAAGGGGACGTTGGTGCTCGGACTGACCGCCCTCGTCGTCCCGTTTCGGGGGGCGGTCAACGCCTACGTCGGCGCGAACGTCGTCGTCCCGCTCCTGCTGGCGATGGTGCTGTACCAGTTGTCGATGCTCACCCTGCACGTCCTCAGAGCCGAGATGCGCGCCGACGAGACGGCCGCCCTCCAGTTCCTGCGACTCGCCACGTACGTCGTCGTCGCCGTCGCCCTCGTCCAGTTCGAGTTCGGGGCGATGGCGCTCGTCTACGGCCTGCTCGCGGGGTACGTCGCGCTGGTGGTGGCCGGCCTCGCCCGGATGAGCACCCGCGTCGCCCGCCCGTCGGTCGGGCACGTCGAGACGCTCGTCGACTACGCGAAGTTCAACGGGATCTGGGGGCTCGGCGGCCACGTCTACAACACGATGGACCTCCTCGTCGTCGGCTTCTTCCTCTCGGGGGCGCACGTCGCCGGGTACGAACTCGCCTGGCGGGTGACGGTCATGACCGGCGTCGTCGGCGGCGTCGTCGCCAACACCGTCTTCGCCCAGATGAGCGCGTGGGACGCCGCCGGCCAGCGCGACCGGATCGCGCCGACGGTGCGGGACGGCTTGCTCGCCTCGCTCGTCCTCGTGATTCCGGCGTTCGTCGGCGTGGCGCTGCTCTCCGAGGAGATACTCGGCCTCGTCTTCGGCCCGGAGTTCCTGCTGGCGACCGGCGCGTTCGTCGTGTTGATGGGCGAGAAGCTGGTCGCGGCGGTCAACAACGTCTTCGACGCGACGGTGCGGGCCGTCGACCGGCCCGATATCGGCGCGTACGCGACCGTCGCGTCGCTCTCGCTGAACGTGGTCCTGAACGTCCTGCTGGTGCCCCGGTACGGCCTCGTCGGGGCCGCCGCCGCGACGGGCACCGCGATGGCGGTCAACACGCTCGTCCTCGGTGGGTTCCTCCGGCGCATCATCCCCCTGTCGTTTCCGACGGGCGCGGTGGCGTGGTGCGGGGGAGCGGCCGCGGTGATGGGCGGCGCGCTGGTCGTCGCCGGAACGGTCGCTCCCGCGACGCTGCCGGGCCTCGTCGCGCAGATACTCGTCGGCGGCGCGGTCTACGTCGCCGTCGTCCTCGCGTCGCCGTCGCTCCGGGGGAAACTGCGCTCGACCGTCCGCCGGTTCGGGGAGTGA